The following coding sequences are from one Thermodesulforhabdaceae bacterium window:
- a CDS encoding TRAP transporter fused permease subunit, with protein MDFDSGLEIQTKGFGRVIWKILTTVLVLASIYSIYVVIHPHTPLSKLRISVLDITQLQRATHVFLLLISGFLLSSLHPYPSPPSAGTFIFLLFALVPIAALYKLKISFTIKIMCLLIWLLIMMPLFFPKSRRGIDFLVATLMIIPYIYEIKMFEDLIMRAMFPEPLDIFMSFTMFIGLLGLVYRLTGPVLPCLVLFFLFYNLYGEIFPKILSHPPFDFDLLLGKIYCETEAGLFGLITGVSSKYLVYFTILGGIVGALRIGRLIANLASVVVGKGRDAPGKVTIVASIFMGMFSGSGAADTQFVSTIAKPLYEQAGYNKHIAAGISATAGTIAMVTPPVLGSMAFIMVEILSIPYSWVCIMALGPMILYLVAIWSYNRYYAICQNLKMIETGETLTYKYFLGYIHIFLPIILIIVMIFLGYPVNIGVVIATATFIIIAYIDRRIERPNLQIIINGLATGFRALLPIGTAVVAANVIMTLMVITGLPSKFSLLLGHIAGQNLFIATLFAATFSLILGMGVPPTATYVIASSLTAPAICQIAIANGIPGEAALLATHMFIMYYAILADVTPPVALSAYASASVFGTHPLTTGVYAARVAIPKYIVGFSFILSFYGTALLIVPVWKVSSGQEALMLSLGRFIFAIGGSWILSMATAGYAFRHLNNKERWILGILSLGLFWPSWSFNLIAAMGIALLFFAFKKTKGGERLEQTSEYGSKG; from the coding sequence ATGGACTTTGATTCAGGGCTTGAAATCCAAACTAAGGGCTTCGGACGAGTTATCTGGAAGATTTTAACCACTGTGCTGGTTTTAGCAAGTATCTACAGCATTTATGTTGTAATTCATCCGCATACGCCCTTATCAAAACTACGAATTTCTGTTCTGGACATTACTCAACTTCAGAGAGCTACTCACGTTTTTCTTTTGCTTATCTCTGGTTTCCTGCTTTCATCACTCCACCCTTATCCTTCGCCCCCTTCTGCAGGAACGTTTATTTTTTTATTATTCGCTCTAGTTCCCATAGCGGCTCTATATAAACTAAAGATCTCTTTTACAATCAAGATTATGTGCCTCTTAATATGGCTATTAATCATGATGCCTTTGTTTTTTCCAAAATCTAGAAGGGGTATCGATTTCCTGGTAGCGACCCTTATGATCATTCCATATATCTATGAAATTAAGATGTTCGAAGATCTAATAATGAGAGCCATGTTTCCAGAACCCCTGGATATTTTTATGTCCTTTACAATGTTTATAGGGCTCTTAGGATTGGTATATAGATTAACCGGTCCGGTGCTTCCCTGTTTGGTGCTTTTCTTTCTCTTTTACAATCTTTATGGAGAAATCTTCCCCAAAATACTTTCCCATCCCCCTTTTGATTTCGATCTCCTGCTAGGAAAAATCTACTGTGAGACAGAAGCTGGTCTTTTTGGACTTATTACAGGTGTATCTTCCAAATACCTCGTTTACTTCACTATACTTGGTGGCATAGTTGGAGCTCTTAGAATTGGTCGTCTAATTGCTAATCTTGCGTCTGTAGTGGTAGGTAAAGGGCGGGATGCTCCAGGTAAAGTAACAATTGTAGCCAGTATATTTATGGGAATGTTCAGTGGATCCGGTGCTGCAGATACTCAATTCGTAAGCACTATAGCAAAGCCTCTGTATGAGCAAGCTGGTTATAACAAACATATTGCTGCAGGAATTTCCGCTACAGCGGGCACCATAGCTATGGTAACGCCCCCAGTGCTAGGATCAATGGCATTCATCATGGTAGAAATTCTTTCCATTCCTTATTCCTGGGTATGCATCATGGCTTTAGGTCCTATGATTTTATACCTCGTGGCCATCTGGAGCTATAACCGCTATTATGCAATCTGCCAAAACCTAAAAATGATAGAAACAGGAGAAACTCTAACTTACAAATATTTTCTGGGATACATTCATATTTTCTTGCCCATAATTTTGATAATTGTGATGATCTTTTTAGGATACCCGGTAAACATCGGCGTAGTTATAGCCACCGCAACTTTTATAATTATAGCTTACATCGACAGACGAATTGAACGCCCAAATTTGCAAATAATCATAAACGGTTTAGCCACCGGTTTTCGTGCATTATTACCAATAGGCACTGCCGTCGTTGCCGCAAATGTTATTATGACGCTTATGGTAATTACGGGTCTTCCTAGCAAGTTCTCACTTTTGCTTGGTCATATAGCCGGACAAAACCTTTTTATTGCCACATTATTCGCGGCAACTTTCAGTCTCATTCTGGGCATGGGTGTTCCTCCTACAGCAACATATGTTATAGCTTCATCCCTTACCGCTCCCGCCATCTGCCAAATAGCCATAGCAAATGGGATCCCTGGAGAAGCCGCTCTTCTTGCAACTCATATGTTTATCATGTATTATGCAATTCTGGCTGATGTAACTCCTCCAGTGGCACTTTCCGCTTATGCATCTGCTAGCGTCTTTGGAACCCATCCTCTTACTACTGGCGTTTACGCCGCTAGAGTAGCTATTCCCAAATACATAGTAGGCTTTTCATTCATTCTCTCATTCTATGGAACAGCTCTACTTATTGTGCCCGTATGGAAGGTGAGTTCAGGGCAAGAGGCTTTGATGTTAAGCCTGGGAAGGTTCATATTTGCAATAGGTGGAAGCTGGATTTTGTCTATGGCAACGGCTGGTTACGCTTTCAGACACTTAAACAACAAAGAACGATGGATACTTGGTATACTTTCTCTCGGACTATTCTGGCCTAGCTGGAGTTTTAATTTAATAGCAGCTATGGGTATAGCTTTATTATTCTTCGCCTTTAAGAAAACCAAAGGGGGTGAAAGATTGGAACAAACGAGCGAATATGGAAGCAAGGGTTAG